In a genomic window of Candidatus Polarisedimenticolaceae bacterium:
- a CDS encoding thiamine pyrophosphate-dependent enzyme, with the protein MSDSGFLKPDAALPYCKGCGHAHVLRAIDAALDALELPARDLCVVTDIGCVGLADAQIDRPHTVHTTHGRSTAFATGIALADAVLGAGRLKTLVMIGDGGSMIGLNHLVFAASINADVTVVVHNNFLFGMTGGQHSAFSPMGFVTATTREGNRVPPLDLGALLAAARAPFVARAFATDGELPSILRRAIAHPGFAVVEVLELCTAHGSRRNPLGASRMKEIVAEAGYALGVLRDEERPHPLERAAEESAEEGGAPAAVATFTAKLDRRYGVVLAGTAGERVQSAATSLAKAALACGLHVSQKNDNPITQGSGFSLSELILSPHPIDYTGIETPDAVLVASDDGARELARSGTFSRCGEGTLVLADEGVALPNVAGDVRRAPLRAGAGAKGAAAAAVLWWVELTGAIDRAAVRG; encoded by the coding sequence ATGAGCGACAGCGGATTCCTCAAGCCCGACGCCGCGCTCCCCTACTGCAAGGGGTGCGGCCACGCCCACGTGCTCCGCGCGATCGACGCGGCCCTCGACGCCCTCGAGCTCCCCGCGCGCGACCTGTGCGTCGTGACCGACATCGGGTGCGTGGGGCTCGCCGACGCGCAGATCGACCGGCCGCACACGGTGCACACCACCCACGGGCGATCGACCGCGTTCGCCACCGGCATCGCGCTCGCGGACGCCGTGCTCGGCGCCGGCCGCCTCAAGACGCTCGTGATGATCGGCGACGGCGGATCGATGATCGGACTGAACCATCTCGTGTTCGCCGCGTCGATCAACGCCGACGTCACCGTGGTCGTTCACAACAACTTCCTGTTCGGGATGACCGGGGGCCAGCACTCCGCCTTCTCCCCCATGGGCTTCGTGACGGCGACGACGCGCGAGGGGAACCGCGTGCCCCCGCTCGATCTGGGCGCGCTGCTCGCCGCCGCTCGGGCGCCGTTCGTCGCGCGCGCCTTCGCCACCGACGGCGAGCTGCCGTCGATTCTCCGGCGCGCGATCGCGCACCCGGGGTTCGCGGTCGTCGAGGTGCTGGAGCTGTGCACCGCGCACGGCTCGCGACGCAACCCGCTCGGGGCGTCGCGCATGAAGGAGATCGTCGCCGAGGCCGGATACGCGCTGGGGGTTCTCCGCGACGAGGAGCGGCCGCATCCCCTCGAGCGCGCGGCGGAAGAGTCCGCGGAGGAGGGTGGCGCCCCCGCTGCGGTCGCCACGTTCACGGCGAAGCTCGATCGCCGGTACGGCGTGGTGCTGGCGGGAACCGCCGGCGAAAGGGTCCAGTCCGCGGCCACCTCGCTCGCGAAGGCCGCCCTCGCCTGCGGACTCCACGTCTCGCAGAAGAACGACAACCCCATCACGCAGGGGAGCGGGTTCTCGCTGTCCGAGCTGATCCTCAGCCCGCACCCGATCGACTACACCGGGATCGAGACTCCCGACGCCGTGCTCGTCGCCTCCGACGACGGCGCTCGCGAGCTCGCCCGCTCGGGGACCTTCTCACGGTGCGGCGAGGGAACCCTCGTGCTCGCCGACGAAGGGGTGGCGCTTCCGAACGTCGCCGGGGACGTGCGTCGGGCTCCGCTGCGCGCCGGTGCGGGGGCCAAGGGAGCGGCGGCCGCCGCCGTCTTGTGGTGGGTGGAGTTGACGGGAGCGATCGACCGCGCAGCCGTCCGAGGGTAG
- a CDS encoding class I SAM-dependent methyltransferase, with product MQAPSVPFQEIKARQQAMWASGDFSVIGTTLQVVGETLCEAADLRAGSRVLDVACGNGNASLAAARRFCDVVGVDYVPSLVQRARDRATGERLDVAFHEGDAEDLPFEDGSFDAVLSTFGVMFAPDQARAAAELARVCRPGGVIALANWTPEGFIGELFRVVGRHVPPPPGLRSPAYWGTADGLRELFGGTVTEIGTTRRHFVFRYRSAGHWIDVFRRWYGPVHRAFAALDADGQAALDRDLRELLARHDRSGGTSLVVPGEYLEVVVRR from the coding sequence ATGCAGGCCCCCTCCGTCCCGTTCCAGGAGATCAAGGCACGCCAGCAGGCCATGTGGGCCTCCGGCGACTTCTCCGTCATCGGCACGACCCTTCAGGTCGTCGGCGAGACGCTCTGCGAAGCCGCCGACCTCCGCGCCGGCTCGCGCGTGCTCGACGTCGCGTGCGGCAACGGCAATGCCTCGCTCGCGGCGGCCCGTCGCTTCTGCGACGTGGTCGGCGTCGACTACGTCCCGTCGCTCGTGCAGCGCGCCCGCGACCGCGCGACCGGCGAGCGACTCGACGTCGCCTTCCACGAGGGGGACGCGGAGGACCTCCCGTTCGAGGACGGTTCGTTCGACGCCGTCCTGTCCACGTTCGGCGTGATGTTCGCGCCCGATCAGGCGCGTGCCGCGGCCGAGCTCGCGCGCGTCTGCCGCCCCGGCGGGGTGATCGCGCTCGCGAACTGGACTCCCGAGGGGTTCATCGGCGAGTTGTTCCGCGTCGTCGGCCGTCACGTCCCCCCCCCGCCGGGACTGCGGTCGCCCGCCTACTGGGGGACCGCCGACGGGCTGCGCGAGCTGTTCGGCGGCACGGTCACCGAGATCGGGACGACGCGCCGTCACTTCGTCTTCCGTTACCGGTCGGCCGGGCACTGGATCGACGTGTTCCGTCGCTGGTACGGACCGGTGCATCGCGCCTTCGCGGCGCTCGACGCGGACGGCCAGGCCGCGCTCGACCGCGACCTGCGGGAGCTGCTCGCCCGGCACGATCGGTCGGGAGGAACGTCGCTCGTGGTTCCCGGGGAGTACCTGGAGGTGGTCGTCCGCCGTTGA
- a CDS encoding ABC transporter permease: MKPRGVGSGWLENVRFALGAMREQKLRSFLTVLGVMAGVATVIMMVSFVVGFDRQVTASFTAFGTHLVQFQKFEPRFGHGEIPDEHRNRRDLTIEDAEAIARLSPSVKAVSAERWITDGRATARAGRYEANGAVVAGIVPGYQEANTHFVEDGRFVTDADVRLANRVCVIGPDLVTALFPLQDPMDRELLLNGRGYRVVGVFEPKGGFFDGSVDNYIAIPITAFDDQFPEIKNGGGDTIHIATVPRSPELVDELIEEGTAVLRQRRGLRADQENDFAVWTSAGRLEQFKQITNGVAAAMLVVAGIALVVGGVGVMNIMLVNVTQRTREIGLRKALGATRRDIASQFLVEAVTLTGVGGIVGIAFGLSAAFLVRALLHFQAAAPWWSVVLGFGVSTTVGLVFGMWPAVKAARQDPIEALRYE, translated from the coding sequence ATGAAGCCGCGCGGCGTCGGGTCGGGATGGCTCGAGAACGTCCGATTCGCGCTCGGCGCGATGCGCGAGCAGAAGCTGCGCAGTTTCCTCACCGTCCTCGGCGTGATGGCGGGGGTCGCGACCGTCATCATGATGGTCAGCTTCGTCGTCGGCTTCGACCGCCAGGTCACGGCCTCGTTCACCGCCTTCGGCACGCACCTCGTCCAGTTCCAGAAGTTCGAGCCGCGTTTCGGGCACGGCGAGATCCCCGACGAGCATCGGAACCGGCGCGACCTCACGATCGAGGACGCCGAGGCGATCGCGCGGCTGAGCCCCTCCGTGAAGGCGGTCTCCGCCGAGCGCTGGATCACCGACGGCCGCGCGACCGCGCGCGCGGGTCGTTACGAGGCCAACGGCGCCGTCGTCGCCGGCATCGTCCCCGGTTACCAGGAAGCCAACACCCACTTCGTCGAGGACGGCCGGTTCGTCACGGACGCCGACGTGCGCCTCGCCAATCGCGTCTGCGTGATCGGCCCGGACCTCGTGACCGCGCTGTTCCCCCTGCAGGACCCTATGGACCGGGAGCTTCTGCTCAACGGGCGCGGGTATCGCGTGGTCGGCGTCTTCGAGCCCAAGGGGGGATTCTTCGACGGCAGCGTCGACAACTACATCGCGATCCCGATCACCGCGTTCGACGATCAGTTCCCCGAGATCAAGAACGGCGGCGGCGACACGATCCACATCGCGACGGTCCCGCGAAGCCCGGAGCTCGTGGACGAGCTCATCGAGGAGGGGACCGCGGTCCTGCGTCAGCGCCGGGGCCTTCGCGCCGACCAGGAGAACGACTTCGCGGTCTGGACGAGCGCGGGACGCCTCGAGCAGTTCAAGCAGATCACGAACGGCGTCGCGGCGGCGATGCTCGTCGTCGCGGGTATCGCGCTCGTCGTCGGCGGCGTGGGAGTCATGAACATCATGCTCGTCAACGTCACCCAGCGGACGCGCGAGATCGGGCTGCGGAAGGCGCTCGGCGCCACCCGCCGGGACATCGCGTCGCAGTTCCTCGTGGAGGCGGTCACCCTCACCGGGGTCGGGGGGATCGTCGGGATCGCCTTCGGTCTCTCGGCCGCCTTCCTCGTCCGCGCCCTGCTGCACTTCCAGGCCGCCGCGCCGTGGTGGTCGGTCGTGCTCGGGTTCGGGGTGTCGACGACCGTCGGGCTCGTCTTCGGGATGTGGCCCGCCGTGAAGGCCGCGCGGCAGGATCCGATCGAGGCCCTGCGGTACGAGTAG
- a CDS encoding peptidyl-prolyl cis-trans isomerase codes for MGRSRNRAVAACLFTLALAMPGVIAGEVLEEVVAKVNDDVITKSDLEDREQQVLAELYRAFTGPELDARVAEAKALVLQRMIDDKVLLHRAQKLFDMTKVGDMYLKMFKEQQNLSDEDLAKALAAEGITADELKKRLVEMSAPSEVIRFEVSDRISIADRDVETYYAAHPEAFSLPAQATVREIVLLAEGDKKEARRADAEAIRARAAAPDADFAAIAAEVSDAGTKEKGGLLGTVTKGDLAEALDTASFTLPVGGVSGVMETPYGFHILKVEERTDARIRSLDEVREEVRQKLSNEKFEAGYNAFIVRARSEATIVVMPKYQNRVSQVTR; via the coding sequence ATGGGTCGATCCCGCAATCGGGCGGTCGCGGCTTGCCTCTTCACGCTGGCGCTCGCGATGCCGGGCGTCATCGCCGGCGAGGTTCTCGAGGAGGTCGTCGCGAAGGTGAACGACGACGTCATCACCAAGTCCGACCTCGAGGATCGCGAGCAGCAGGTCCTGGCGGAGTTGTACCGGGCATTCACCGGCCCCGAGCTCGACGCCAGGGTGGCCGAGGCGAAGGCGCTCGTGCTCCAGCGCATGATCGACGACAAGGTCCTGCTCCACCGGGCGCAGAAGCTGTTCGACATGACCAAGGTCGGCGACATGTACCTGAAGATGTTCAAGGAGCAGCAGAACCTGTCGGACGAGGACCTCGCCAAGGCGCTGGCCGCCGAGGGGATCACCGCCGACGAGCTCAAGAAACGCCTCGTGGAGATGTCCGCGCCGTCCGAGGTGATCCGCTTCGAGGTGTCCGACCGCATCTCGATCGCCGACCGGGACGTCGAGACCTACTACGCGGCCCACCCCGAAGCATTCAGCCTCCCCGCCCAGGCCACGGTCCGGGAGATCGTCCTGCTCGCCGAGGGGGACAAGAAGGAGGCGCGCCGGGCCGACGCGGAGGCGATCCGGGCCCGCGCCGCGGCGCCCGACGCCGACTTCGCCGCGATCGCCGCGGAGGTCTCCGACGCGGGCACGAAGGAGAAGGGGGGGCTTCTCGGGACGGTCACGAAAGGGGACCTCGCGGAGGCGCTGGATACGGCGAGCTTCACCCTCCCCGTCGGCGGGGTCAGCGGCGTCATGGAGACGCCCTACGGCTTTCACATCCTGAAGGTCGAGGAGCGGACCGACGCACGGATCCGGTCGCTCGACGAGGTACGCGAGGAAGTCCGCCAGAAGCTCTCGAACGAGAAGTTCGAGGCCGGGTACAATGCGTTCATCGTGCGCGCCCGAAGCGAGGCCACCATCGTCGTGATGCCGAAATATCAGAACCGCGTGTCCCAGGTCACGCGGTGA
- a CDS encoding ABC transporter permease has translation MVLRELARAAFESIRAHALRSALTLLGVVIGVTTIVGVASVIAGLDAFVREKVILLSPDVFVVTKFGVITSREEFFEALKRPDLTLRDFDVLASRLTRAEALAADVTTQVAAKRGDRRLGGVTAHGTTANYGALMNLDLAAGRYFAEVDDTAAQRIAVIGWDVKDELFGGLDPVGRDLTLNGVAFRVVGVLAKQGRSLGPSLDDQAFVPLRAFRQTWGTRNTVDFLVKARGGVPGVATASDEVRSVLRALRHTPFRDPDPFGVVTAEGLQTLWRQISTAAFLLTMLISGVSLGVGGIVIANIMLVGVVERTKEIGVRLALGARKRDIRRQFLLEATLLAAGGGAAGLALGAGAAFGVQAALDFPVRVTPIILGSAFGLAVAVGLTAGYFPARNASNLVVVDALRDEA, from the coding sequence GTGGTCCTGCGGGAGCTCGCTCGCGCGGCGTTCGAGTCGATCCGAGCGCACGCGCTTCGCAGCGCGCTCACTCTCCTCGGCGTCGTCATCGGCGTGACCACGATCGTGGGCGTCGCCTCGGTCATCGCGGGGCTCGACGCCTTCGTCCGCGAGAAGGTGATCCTGCTCTCCCCGGACGTCTTCGTCGTCACCAAGTTCGGGGTGATCACCTCGCGCGAGGAGTTCTTCGAGGCCCTGAAGCGTCCGGACCTCACGTTGCGCGACTTCGACGTGCTGGCGTCGCGTCTCACGCGGGCCGAGGCGCTCGCCGCGGACGTGACGACCCAGGTCGCCGCCAAGCGGGGCGACCGGCGCCTCGGCGGGGTGACGGCGCACGGCACGACCGCCAACTACGGCGCCCTGATGAACCTCGATCTCGCCGCCGGCCGCTACTTCGCCGAGGTCGACGACACCGCCGCGCAGCGCATCGCGGTCATCGGCTGGGACGTCAAGGACGAGCTGTTCGGGGGCCTCGATCCGGTGGGACGCGACCTCACCCTCAACGGCGTCGCGTTCCGGGTCGTCGGGGTCCTCGCGAAACAGGGGCGCTCCCTCGGACCCAGCCTCGACGACCAGGCCTTCGTCCCGTTGCGCGCGTTCCGGCAGACGTGGGGCACGCGCAACACGGTCGATTTCCTCGTGAAGGCGCGCGGCGGCGTTCCGGGGGTCGCGACCGCCTCCGACGAGGTCCGGTCGGTCCTTCGCGCCCTGCGGCACACGCCGTTCCGGGATCCCGACCCCTTCGGCGTCGTCACCGCGGAGGGGCTGCAGACGTTGTGGCGGCAGATCTCCACCGCCGCGTTCCTGCTGACGATGCTCATTTCCGGCGTCTCCCTCGGCGTCGGCGGCATCGTGATCGCCAACATCATGCTCGTGGGCGTCGTGGAGCGGACGAAGGAGATTGGCGTCCGGCTCGCGCTCGGCGCGCGCAAGCGGGACATCCGCCGCCAGTTCCTCCTCGAGGCCACGCTCCTGGCGGCGGGGGGCGGTGCGGCGGGGTTGGCGCTGGGCGCGGGCGCCGCGTTCGGCGTGCAGGCGGCCCTCGATTTCCCGGTCCGGGTCACCCCGATCATCCTCGGGTCCGCCTTCGGGCTGGCGGTCGCCGTCGGTCTCACCGCCGGTTATTTCCCGGCCCGCAACGCCTCGAATCTCGTCGTCGTCGACGCGCTGAGGGACGAGGCATGA
- a CDS encoding efflux RND transporter periplasmic adaptor subunit has product MKRKVWVGVGVLLGVAVATGFVVSRRGPKPAAVVFAKVAREDLQAKVSANGRVQAQKKVDISATVAGQVTQLAVREGDAVRKGQFLLQIDAANSRAQARSSEFSMQALLEDLDAARHALTLASADAARAEENFRAGILPEAERQRARTEEATRRAALLGAERRVDQARASLEGVRDTLSKTTIRSPMDGIVTARRIEEGEVAVIGVQNQPGTVLLTISDMSVVEAEMEIDETSIPSVALGQKARVHIDAYPNRTFDGTVTEVGNSPITATAGGTEAIKFKVKVRIDNPPDGIKPGLSVQADILTGFREKVVTVPIQALVVREDERREETEGVYVVDGGKVAFRPLKTGLLGELAVEVLDGVKEGETIVTGPFRELRALKPGDGVREAPPEGAAKEG; this is encoded by the coding sequence ATGAAACGCAAGGTGTGGGTCGGGGTCGGGGTGTTGCTCGGCGTCGCGGTGGCGACCGGTTTCGTGGTGTCGCGCCGGGGACCGAAGCCGGCGGCGGTCGTCTTCGCCAAGGTGGCACGCGAGGACCTTCAGGCCAAGGTGAGCGCGAACGGTCGCGTCCAGGCCCAGAAGAAAGTCGATATCTCCGCGACCGTCGCGGGGCAGGTCACCCAACTGGCCGTGCGGGAGGGGGACGCCGTCCGGAAGGGACAGTTCCTGCTCCAGATCGACGCGGCCAACTCCCGGGCGCAGGCCCGCAGCAGCGAGTTCTCGATGCAGGCCCTGCTCGAGGACCTCGACGCCGCGCGGCACGCCCTCACGCTCGCCAGCGCGGACGCGGCCCGCGCCGAGGAGAACTTCCGCGCCGGGATCCTCCCCGAGGCCGAGCGGCAGCGGGCGAGAACCGAGGAGGCGACCCGCCGTGCGGCCCTCCTCGGCGCGGAGCGCCGGGTCGACCAGGCGCGCGCCTCCCTCGAGGGGGTCCGCGACACGCTTTCCAAGACCACGATCCGCTCCCCGATGGACGGCATCGTCACCGCGAGGCGCATCGAGGAGGGGGAGGTCGCGGTCATCGGCGTGCAGAACCAGCCGGGGACCGTGCTCCTGACCATCTCGGACATGTCCGTCGTCGAGGCGGAAATGGAGATCGACGAGACCTCGATCCCGTCGGTGGCCCTCGGCCAGAAGGCGCGGGTGCACATCGACGCCTACCCCAACCGGACCTTCGACGGCACGGTCACCGAGGTCGGCAACTCCCCGATCACCGCGACGGCCGGGGGAACCGAGGCGATCAAGTTCAAGGTGAAGGTGCGCATCGACAACCCGCCGGACGGGATCAAGCCCGGGCTCTCCGTGCAGGCGGACATCCTCACGGGGTTCCGCGAGAAGGTCGTCACCGTCCCGATCCAGGCGCTCGTCGTTCGCGAGGACGAACGGCGCGAGGAGACGGAAGGGGTGTACGTCGTCGACGGCGGCAAAGTCGCGTTCCGTCCGCTGAAGACGGGACTGCTCGGCGAGCTCGCCGTCGAGGTGCTCGACGGGGTGAAGGAAGGGGAGACGATCGTCACCGGCCCGTTCCGGGAGCTGCGCGCGTTGAAGCCCGGCGACGGCGTGCGCGAGGCGCCCCCCGAAGGGGCCGCGAAGGAGGGCTGA
- a CDS encoding RNA chaperone Hfq, translating into MNARTPMVVVLDSGEQLRGHIEWYDRNCIKVNREDAPNLLVFKHAIKYVYKQEEEGGKPETPQAEA; encoded by the coding sequence ATGAACGCGCGGACCCCGATGGTGGTCGTGCTCGACAGTGGCGAGCAGCTGCGCGGCCACATCGAGTGGTACGACCGGAACTGCATCAAGGTCAACCGCGAGGACGCCCCCAACCTGCTCGTCTTCAAACACGCGATCAAATACGTGTACAAGCAGGAAGAGGAAGGCGGAAAACCGGAGACTCCGCAGGCCGAAGCGTAG
- a CDS encoding transketolase C-terminal domain-containing protein, translating to MNLPELVSGNRLTALGAIEAGCRFFAGYPITPSSEIYQTMMEELPRRGGLAVASPDEITALCACVGASMVGHRAMTATSGPGFCLMTETMQYAVMTETPVVVAFVQRLGPSTGGATQGGQGDVLLAEHCTSGGYTVPVFAPATAAECFTLTQTAFAWAERLRTPVVLLSDKEVGMTLEGVEVGALDRVEVVARRAFEGGDAKYAPYGRPCAEEPPPFVPVGGDLKVVATGSAHDAEGRLKKNSAEVLSLLRSLQRKIEAHAGEMELVGEDLQPGAETLVLSWGITTRAAREAVGRLRAAGRRVSFLQVRTLFPVPEAALARAAAGASRVVVAEENLTGLYAAVLERHLPGVRVERVNAIGAMIPPSAIVEAVEGA from the coding sequence ATGAACCTTCCCGAACTGGTCTCCGGCAATCGCCTGACCGCCCTCGGTGCGATCGAGGCGGGATGCCGGTTCTTCGCCGGTTACCCGATCACGCCTTCGAGCGAGATCTATCAGACGATGATGGAGGAGCTGCCGCGCCGCGGCGGGCTCGCCGTGGCGTCTCCGGACGAGATCACCGCCCTTTGCGCCTGCGTCGGCGCGTCGATGGTGGGGCACCGGGCGATGACCGCGACGTCGGGGCCGGGGTTCTGCCTCATGACCGAGACGATGCAATACGCCGTGATGACCGAGACCCCGGTCGTGGTCGCGTTCGTTCAGCGTCTCGGACCGTCCACGGGGGGAGCGACGCAGGGGGGGCAGGGGGACGTCCTGCTCGCCGAACACTGCACGTCGGGGGGATACACCGTTCCGGTCTTCGCCCCCGCCACGGCAGCCGAGTGTTTCACCCTGACGCAGACGGCGTTCGCCTGGGCCGAGCGGCTGAGAACCCCCGTCGTGCTTCTCTCCGACAAGGAGGTCGGGATGACCCTCGAGGGGGTGGAGGTCGGCGCCCTCGACCGCGTCGAGGTCGTCGCACGGCGTGCGTTCGAAGGGGGCGACGCCAAGTACGCCCCCTACGGCCGGCCGTGCGCCGAGGAGCCGCCCCCCTTCGTGCCGGTCGGCGGCGATCTCAAGGTCGTGGCGACCGGCTCCGCGCACGACGCCGAGGGACGGTTGAAGAAGAACTCCGCGGAGGTGTTGTCCCTGCTCCGGAGCCTGCAACGGAAGATCGAGGCGCACGCCGGAGAGATGGAGCTCGTCGGGGAAGACCTGCAGCCCGGGGCCGAGACGCTCGTGTTGAGCTGGGGGATCACCACGCGCGCGGCCCGGGAGGCGGTCGGCCGGCTTCGCGCCGCGGGGCGCCGCGTCTCGTTCCTGCAGGTTCGGACGTTGTTCCCGGTCCCCGAGGCCGCGCTCGCGCGCGCGGCGGCCGGCGCGAGCCGGGTCGTGGTCGCCGAGGAGAACCTCACCGGCCTGTACGCCGCCGTGCTCGAGCGCCATCTGCCCGGCGTTCGCGTCGAACGGGTCAACGCGATCGGGGCCATGATCCCCCCCTCCGCGATCGTCGAGGCGGTGGAGGGCGCATGA